Within Triticum dicoccoides isolate Atlit2015 ecotype Zavitan chromosome 1B, WEW_v2.0, whole genome shotgun sequence, the genomic segment cggtattgtaccgggactaccggaagggtcccgggggtccaccgggtggggccacctatcccggaggtccccatgggctgaagtgggaggggaaccagcccctggtgggctggtgcgcctcctccccccttggacacccctgcgcctagggttggaaaccctaggggtggggggcgcctccacttggcttggggggcaagccaccccccttggccaccgccccccttggagattgcatctcctagggctggcgcccccctagggggcctatataaagaggggggagggagggcagccgcacccatgctcttggcgcctccctctcccttgctacacctctccctctcgtagaagcttggcgaagctctgccgagatcgctgctgcatccaccaccacgccgtcgtgctgttggatcttcatcaacctctccttcccccttgctgaatcaagaaggaggagacgtcttcccaactgtacgtgtgttgaacgcggaggtgctgtccgttcagcactaggatcatcggtgatttggatcacgacgagtacgactccctcaaccccgttctcttgaacgcttccgctcgcgatctacaagggtatgtagatgcactcctctctctcgttgctagatgaactcatagattgatcttggtgaaagcgttgaaattttttattttctgcaatgttctccaacaggtcattcccgccgttttgaccgcattttgaaacgggcataaaaaattcaaaaaaatcaaaaaattgggaaaccttcgcattgtgtcattatttgtggccaagtttccaggaaaaataacaaacttgtaatacggcaattattttaaaaaagtgttctcagaaacgagctatcacgtgtggagatcaatggttttcaagccaaatgatcaatcttatggccacatccatggcatagtttgttgaaatgatctcatattgtgcacaagggtgcatattggaatggcaaacaatgttgcctaaggaagttttcattttctttggacgaaaaaaccattttccatttttcgagtgcccaaaaggaggtttttttgtgaaggacctcccaaataattgttgcaaattgtaccaaatcaattttctaaaatactaggacatatttaatgcacaattgacaaaatggttgggtgtaaaaagtttttatccacctctcgtgaaaaagacaaatttccgccgattcagttggaagcgtgtcaaatttgaactgcagctgcctcatggtttgctatttattttttccaaaaatcatttctaggtacataagtacctatttaatcataaatacatggtttggtggcgatacgtcgaggtttgggcggtggccgagggccccaactctagagcgcgtaaactcgcatgccctccgcatggtcaccgcgtgaccgtggtgttgccatatGTTCTGGGCGGCATagacatgtctagtgggttgggaactccccaggtaggtgctaggaagaaaattacaacataagattcttacaaggagaccgatcaatgctcaaacatgaattagcagccaagtgtttgattagcggtacgggaaatgtacatggctaatgggcgtgagttttggctgaggatgatcagttactaagaagaccgtcttcacaaattttcagctcaaaaggaggagcctaggtggtactcgctttgcaaagtaccacactgaatataaatacgaatgttgaagctgggctcaaaataatgaatggattgagctggcatttgatggagcatggttatttgggcataggaaagcactgtagaaaatggatactatttggacatgccaaagtggtacttccttcacaaagtgctgctctcaacagaataggaaaatgaatattgttgaattatttttgaactagacaaggaaggtttttgacatatttgatgaagatatgatccaaacaatttatgagaattttttgggaatttatggaataacataaatataggttgcttcacaacctagagaaaaaattgacacatggacatgacacataggcaaaactgatgagatggcgcctagtcatcgcaacccaccataatttacaaggctatgaccatctatattggtcgttaacaactaaaaataaggcagcggactagcgctgtttgctttatgaccatttcgtgtaaggaaatcacgacctttctgaccaaaatggtcgcaatggtttagggtttggagccctccgaacagcttttgaccaattggtctcaaatggtcatagatctatgaccaattcttccggggtcactgacagaaggtcactagttgacatatttcttgtagtgggatgAGGACACTTGGCGCCACTCGCTACTAAGCTGCCGCATGGCAAGATGTGTTTGGGCTTTGGGGGATGATGAACTGGTCGAGCATGTGATATCAAACCAAACCGAAGATGTGAGGCTTTGGCTGTTTTAGCTGTTTGAGACAACAAATCAACATGACCTAGCTCGAATTTCAGTGACCATGTGGGCAATTTGGTGGGCCAGGAGAATGGCCATGCATGAGAATGAATTTCACATCCCACTTTCCACTTTGAGTTTTATTAAGAGATTTTTGGAGGAGCTAGACATAGCTAATTCGCACAGACCCGGGGCAAATGAAGTACGAGTGAACCGGCTGAGAGCAAAAGTGTGGCTACCGTCCCCTGGCGAGGCTGCAAAGTTAAACTGTGACGGGGGCCTGTCAACTTTAGGAGACAAAGGAGCAGCGGGAGTTGTATGCCGTGACAAATTTGGCAAATTTTTAGGTGCATCTGCGATGGTTTTTGATGGTCTCACCGACCCGGTAAGTCTGGAGGCACATGCATGCAGCGAAGCACTAGCTCAAGCCCGGGATTTGAATCTATAATATCTCGCCATTGCCTCAGATTGTGCAGAAGTGATTTCTAACATCAAATCTGCAGGTGTTCCATCTTATGCTCCTATTCTTCGAGATATTCAAACTAGTAGCAATAATTTTTCTTCTGTTGATTTTCGTTTTGAGAGCAGAGACAATAATTTTGAGGCCCACTTGCTAGTTAAGGGAGCTGCGTATCTCGCAGTGGGCCGCCATGTGTGGCCGGTGGGTTATGCCGGAGATTGATTGTATTCCGGATGTCGTGAACATTTAATAAAATCCCTAGTTTACCTTAAAAAACGTGGGAGTAGGCCGTGAACTCGTATTTTGACACTTGATACACGACGAACGTGTTTTTTCCCCTGTAGTGTTTGCTCCGCCAAGTGTAAAAAAAGGAGTCAATTACACCATCAGTGCTTAAACTTGGCAAGAATACTCACTTTAGTGCCAGAACTTGCGGCATACATTGAACTGGTGCCATAACTTGGCTCAGGCGTGCAAATACGGTGCAAAACTCATTTGAAGACGCATGCACTGCTGACGAGGCGTGACAGCGTGGCATGAAGGCCCATTATCAGTGATCGGGCTGTGTAGACCAGGCTTGTGCGTGTTTTTTTTGCAAAGACACCCTCAACCCACCTGTACCCCAAGTTTTATATTAGAATGAAAAAATTGCACCAACGAATATTCGAACTGGCGACTTTGAGTAATCCCACTCGCTCGGTTAGCAACCTTAGTGCTACACCATTTGACAACCTAGGTGGATACACATTTTTTTATAACTTTTCCTTAAACAACATAAATTAAGAATTGTACTAATTCCAAAAAATGCTGCCGTAGGGGGTTCAAACCTGTGACTTGGGGCAAAAAATGAGATGAACCGGACACAGCATCCACATTCATTTGATCCCTACTGGAATTTTTATTCTTTTTGTCACTAACACACCACGCTCATGGGCTAGAACATACTGTATTTTTTTAGAAATTTGTGGAAATTATGTAAATCCTAATTATAAATAATATACACATAAGTAAAATAAATTACATAAAAAGATGCTCATGTAATTCCAAAAAATGCCAACCTATTAATTTAACAAAATTCCGAAACATGGGCGATGCTGCAAAATCCTATGACTTGCTGTGTGTGGGACTATTCCGACATGTGGGTGGCTCTCGACACGGCGGATGTGAGGTGTAAAATTGTCCAGGTAATTCTAATCATTTCCCGAAAACAAAACACATGTTGAAAATGGGCTGCACTAATTGCGGTCCATTTTTTGCCCATGAGCGCGGTGGATTGTACACACAAACAGTAACAGTTTTATGTAGACACCAAAATTCCTTTTTTAGGGTGGTAGGCTCATCAGCTTGTGTCCCGTAGGTCCTGTATTCTAACCCTGATGATGACCTCAACTTTTTGTCGGAATTAAAGTTCTTAATTTATGTGGTTAAATACAATGATATAATTACTGGGTATCCTTCTAGTACATGAATCGTTATCCTGGTGGGTTGGCTAGCTGCGCACATCAGTTGGCTGGCACAGAGAGTGTGCCTTCGACGGACAAGTCGGTCCCATGGCGCTTTTTTGtgcgaaataaaataaaattcaagGGTATTTTTACAAAAAAAAACATGCCACATGCCTCTTCTACACCGCCCagtcactgacaatgggcccctacGCCACACTGTCACACCTCGTTAGTGCCGCATGCGTATACAAACAAGTTTTGCACCGTATTTGCACGACGAGCCAAAAGTTGTGACACCAGTTCAATGTATGTCGCAAGTTCTTGCACTAAAGTGACTTTTCTCGTCAAGTTTAAGCACCGGTGGTGTAATTGACTCTAAAAAAAGTGGTTgctccgagagagagagagagcgctctttcccttttttttgcaaaaaatatttGGCTCTTTTCCCTCCAAAAAACAATTGTACTAACTTAAAAAAGAAACAAATTACGCTGCCTGCAAGCCCGGAAAAAATGGTATGTTCTGTTGGAGCCTTGGAGCAAAAGTTGGTGGTAGATTTTCTTAGAAAGCCCTGGCTAGCCACCGATCTTGTTTACCGGATCTTCATCAGGTTAGGTATCTCACCCCACCAGGCCAGGTCGATCGAACGCAACCAAATTAAACCATGTCCGCCGCCGGCGTTGGCCGTTTGTCGCGGTCGGCCACCAGCGTCGTCGCCAAAGCGGTGAGCGGGTTCCACCTGCTGCGCATCGACGGCTACTCGCAGGCCAAGACGGTCCTCCCAGGCGAGAAGATCTCCTCCGTGGGCTTCACCGTCGGCAGCGGGTCCTGGCGCATGGACTACTACCCCAACGGCCGCGACGCCGCCCCGAGATCCAACCACGCCTCTGTCTACATCCAGCTCACCGACGACTGCACCCGGCGTCCCGGCCAGGCGTGGTACAAGTTCAGCCTGCTGGACCACGCCGGCAACACCGCGTACGAGCTCCCGGCCGAGACCGGCTCCTTCACCGGCATCCCCAAACCCGAAGTCGACGACCATTACTACCACCCCTTGTACTCCCCCAGCCCGCGCTTGCGCGCCTTGAGGAGCCCTGCCGCTGCCGGCGACGAAGAAGGCCCCGGATGCGGCCACGAGCAGTTCATCGGGAGGGAAGAGCTGGAGCATCTGATCCGCGACGACTTCCTCGTGGTCCGGTGCGACGTCGGCCTTAGGGAGATGACGTGCTCGCGTCTGGCGGCGGACGAGATCGACAACTGGgaagatgatgaaggtgatgaggcGGAGGAGGGCTACTACGGGGCTCCAACTTATTATCCTCCTCATCCCGGACGGGGTCGACGCCGTCGTCAGCCGGACGACGGTGAGTACGTCAAGTGGTGTTTGGCCCAGCGGCCTGGTGAGCCGCGGATCCAGCAGGGACGAAAGGTCGGCGGCCAATATGCATGAGAGGTGACAAGCATGAATTACAACAATAACTTTTTCAGGCCGTGATTCCTTCCTTTTTTTTACTCCCGTAGTTGATCTTATTAATAATCCTGTGGGCTATGGCCATCGTGGCAGCTATCGCAATAGTTAAAAGCTCGTACATAACTTGGTATGAGCGATGCACATCGATTCCCGACGGTTTTTCAAGGAGACCCGGTTCCTATTCATGTCAGTGGTCTTTAGGTTGTTTTGTGGTAGGATGTGGCTGCTCATGTGCTTTTATTTTTTTATCTTCTTTGTAAGAGGGTCTCATGATTATCTTGTATGCTTAATGCTAGTTAAAGACTACATTATATCTTTCTAAGAATTTACTACTAGCTTACTTTATTATAAACTGCCCAAAAGTCTTTTACTTAGGGATAGGAACAGAGGGTGTATTACATTACTCGATTTAACACAAAAGGGTACCTTCTTTTCTCATGTAGATTATCTGAATTGATGCTCCTATTTACTTGAAAAATGGAAACCAGAACCGTGCCAGGTGATCTTATGTATAGTCCAGTTCACCAAAAAGTTTCAGTTTAGTGCCTCGCCGCATGACTAACCTTTGTCTTGTAATATGGTTGCCATCTCTTCCAGGTAAGGTATCATAACATGTATTTACTGTGACGACAAACAATGTGAGAGTGCATGGCTCACTACGGGAAAACACATGTCCCGCGTTTACAACAGAAGCTTGGCAAAGCGTCTGCCACATGTCCATCCTCACCGCACTTGACAACTCTATGAGGGCGGGCCCTATAAGCGGAGTGCCCTTTAAGGACATAAGGCATACAAAATTTCTTTTATTTTATAAAATGCCAAAAGTGTAAGCCGAGTGCACGATAGGAAACACGCAGCTTAAACTCGTGCCCCTTCACCTTCGTCTACCCCGGTTAATGAGCAGCCGGTTCGATGCCTCCACCCACCTCCCCCCCTCTCGGCAATCGGGCCCTGCTTGGCCACCGCCTCGCTCCCTTGCCGCTCATCTCCTCTATTTGTTGAATCCTCCTCCCGAGGCACTCCAGCCATCCCCCGCTGGCCCGGACGACCTCCTCGAGCACCTtcttcatcatttttctttttgtttttattaaAATTTGAAATGTTTATTAGTTGTTTGTATGTTATTTGTTAGTATCGTTAGTTGCTGCCTATTTAGTTAGTATTTTGTATAATAATTTGTAaaatatgcttgtgtgtgtgtgtgtgtgagagagagagagaaagagagagagagcgctATAGGTGTCGACGCGGATTTCCTCTAAATCGTGATAAATGAAGTGGTCTTCTGACCCATCCTCTTTCGTTCTTCAATCCTCTACCTTCTTCCCCTTCTCCATTCACCACTGGTTATGCATGTTTTCATTGGCTATTTTGATGAATATTTGCTGCCTGTCATATTTAGGAAATAAGGGATTTTGTTCATAATttactttttgaaaaaaaaacacccAAAGAACATCTCATATGTGATATTTATCAAGGAAAACATTCGAAGGACAATAAGACACAAAACAACaagtaaaaaaattaaaattacAACGAAAATCATATTGTCCGTCTTTTTCTTTCACTTGCTCACCTGCTGGAGATTAAAAAATGCATTGAACATGCAGTAAGTGATAAGGAGAACTGCAAACGCCTTCAACATACAAGGCTTTCAAGACCAACATGAGCGGTGAGCCGGTGACAAACTGTTAGTTGTTTGCGCCCGCATGAATTACAACAGATTTTTTTGTAGGCCGTGATTCCTTCCTTTCTTCTTCTAACTCTCGTGGTTGATAGTAGTAATCCTATAGGTTATATTGCCATTTTTCATTGCGGCAGCTAGCACAATAGTTAAGGGCTACATTGTACTTTCCAATTATATTACTTAACTTAACACAAAATGATATACCCCATGTTCACaattataagatgttttagatattcCAATATAGACTATATACGTAATAAAAAGAGTGAACtaacacactaaaacgtgtcttTATGCACCAGGCTCATTAAAAAGGTCTGGTCATTAAACGCCAATTGTGTTGGTTTGTAGAAATCCTTTATAATCAAGGTAATCCCGTGAGATGGTAAAGGCCTTGGTTGGACAACAGAATCACGATACGGCTGCATTTTGGTCATGGGGTTATTAGGACACATCCCCTACACATACAGGTCGACAACACATAGTAATAGTGTTTCTTGAGCCATGTTGGATATAGATGAAATCCTTAGTGCAAGTATACATTTGTAGGTGAAGACCTTAAGCCCTAGCatgttttttttgttgtttttttcctttAAATTGTGTGTATTTGGTCCAGGAAACTGGAACTTCTAGCGAAAACAAGAACTTGCCATAATCATCTTTCGATTAGCAATTCTTTTTGTGGGTTAGATAACATAGGTCACCTCTGGGGAAAAAGACAGAAACTATCTACATCCGAAAATGGATAAAAGGTAATCACTTGGTGGTTCTGGCGAGCCGTGCTTGCCCCACCTACCATGACCCCCTTCCTCCCGGTCCTACCACCGCCCATCTCTAGTTTCCAAGCCTCCTCCCGCCACTACAAAAGACAGCACCAGCAACATCTTTGATCACCCCGCTAGCTCCGGCAAAACGTGTAGGCCCCATTGACCGCGTCATGCGTCCCATTCCCGGTCCCGCAATCACCTAACACCGGCTTCCAAGCCTCCTCCCGCCACCTCAAAAGACACCATCAACAACAACTTCGACCACACCACTATCTTTGGACCCACCGACCACGCCCCCTGCATTCCCTGCCCCACTATCGCCTATCTACACCTTCCAAACCTCCTCCCACCAGCACCAAAAAATGCCACCAGCAACATCTTCAACTAACATCCCCGTCTCCAGCGCCACCGAACTATGTCCCCCTTCCATTCCCGCTCTTGGGTCGTCTATATCCGCCTACCAAGCCAGATCACCTGATTCGGAGCTCATAGCTGCAACTGCAAACTCCAGAGCCCCCCCTCGCACGTGCGCCATGTTGACCTCCCTTGAGGCTAGGAATCGAGCTATGGTGCCTCTCAGCCTCCCCCATGCTCCTCACTGCTCCATTCATGGTGAGCTCCCGCCCGCCACCACGCTCTCCAACCCACGACACACACAATGTGTTCTATGAAATGGCTAGTAGACACATGTGTTTTTTGGTGATAATGTGGGAAAATGTTTTCTTTTTTAATATAATAGGAGGCACAACAGAGTGCAGCCTTTCATGACCCCGCAAAAAAGAACAAGAATGGAGCCTTCATAAACTCAGGATTTTTTATACTTTGGTTTTGGGCACTTCAGTTTTGGGCATGGATTAGAGTTGCCAAAACGCCTGAAGGCGTTGAATCGTGAAGACTGAGCCAATTATACGATTTGCAGTTATCGGGATCAAATTAGTGTTGTTAATTGTTTCCATGTTTATCGGTCTTTAGTTGTAACCTACTATACTTTGTATATCGCGCGTGAGAATGCTCCTGATATATTCATGGATGGAAACCAACAATACATACGCCGCCATTTATGCAAAGTCTTTGTCTTCTAGGTTAGCTTCAGTTCAATCAGGGTCTCGTTTGTACCTTGTGGCGCCGCTATGCCACGTCtaccgcctcctccctcctccctcctctaccGTCCATGATGGCACCACGATGCCATGGCAGACCGCGTCGGACATTGTGGCGTGGCGCAGCGAACCTTGGTCCACGTCGGAGCTCGTCGAGGTCCATGGGTACTCCCAGCGGGCCAAGGGTATCGGCACCGGCGGACACGTCAGTTCTGAGACATTCAGCGCGCTGGGCTATGACTGGCGTGTGAAGATCCGGCAGCGGCTGGGTCTCCGTCTGCCTGCAGATCCGGGCTAGCCGCGCCAACGACAATGGCTACACTGTGTCATGGCGCGGTTCAGCATCTGCTTGCTCGGCCAAGACAGGCGAGAGGTGCCATCCTGGTCTGAATCGATCCTGGTCCCCGCCGAAGAGCTCCGCCATGAACACCGAGGACCGAGCGGCGACCAATACCTTTCAGCCGGAGAACGGCGCCGCAACGACGTGTGGTGCAGGTCAATGACATGGAGCCGAGAGTCTTCCATGCCATGCTCGAATTCATCTACACGGACGCACTGCCTGCCGACGTCGATGATACGGTGGAGATGGCCCAACACCTCCTCGTGGCGGCCGACAGGTATGATCTGCAGAGGCAGATGTTGATCTGCGAGGAGATGTTGCGTGACAACATTGACACGCGTACGGCGGCGACCACCCTGACGCTGGCTGAGCGGCATGGTTGCCGCGGGCTCAAGGAGGCGTGCATGTACTACCTCGCGCCACCGGGCAGCCTAGAGGCCGTCATGGCGAGCGATGGCTTTCGGCACCAAACGGGGAGCTGCGCCGCCCTCCGCAGGGCCATCATCGACTaggccgccgtctctggctcccacATTCTTAAGATAGTCGGCTACTCAGAGACCAAAATGCTCGGCTACGGCAATTGCATCACGCCCACCGTCAACGGCGGAGACAGCAGGGGACCAGCTAGGGCCAAGGCCCGGGCCAACATGTCAAAAAAAATTTAGAGCAGCGATTTTTTGTTTCAGAAGTTATGTGTTATGCTGTTCTGGGCCTTGTGGCCCTCCCTAACCGATGAGCAACAGCAAACTTGGCACAATGAATCCTGTACAAGGCTTGACTTTTCTCTAGTGTTATTCTATCCTAAAAGCTAATCCCAAACACAAAGAGGCAAAGCCACCGCCGGCTCCCAGCCACACGTGATTCCTCTTCCCACCTTTCCCTTTCCTTGGTCCCCTGTGGTCCAGCCTTTGCTCTGCTCATCCATGGAGACAAACCACTAGCCCCCAAATCTCCTAAATCTTTCTAGTTGCTCTCTCCTGAGCTGCTGCAGCGCCGCCGGCCGGCTGGACGGCCAACGGTTCATCTTTCTTCAAGCTGCTGCAAGCACACAAGAAGAGGTATATATTCTTGATTTGAGATCCCTCTTTCTCTGTCGCTCAGATCTGAAATTtgttctataatttttgtttggctTTTCAATTCTCTAAATTGGATAGTCTTATAGTGGTCTGTGTTCAATTTTTCTAGGGTAATCAGTTGTCTCCATGGCCAAAAATAAAAGAAAGCATGCAACGCTGCATTCTTTTTTTGAGAAGAAAAGAAGAACTGATGTTCCAGAACAAATTATTTTGGTTGATGCCCCTCCCTTGGTAGATGAAGAAgaacaagtggatgaacaagaacaaATAGAAGAAACTCCAATATCAACAACACCACCTCAGGTTATGAGAGGGAGGGGCAATGATGATTCTGCTATTTTGGTGGTAGAAAGAGAACCAGGTCTGCGGTGCCAAATTTCAGATTATCCTCCTAACGATCAAGAAAAAGCTCGAATGGCATATATAAAGCATGGGGCATATCATTTTAAAATGGATGAGTATCCTCCCGATGAGTCGGTGACCCATCCACGCAAGTTTCAATATCATTGGTTTAAGAGCTTCCCTTGGTTAGAATATTCAGCGGATAAAGATGCAGTCTACTGTTTTCCATGCTTTTTATTTTGTAAGAAGCCACTTGGAAAGAAAGGATCTGATGTGTTTACAGTGAAAGGATTCAAAAAATGGAAGAGAGTTAATGACGGAGAGAGATGTGCATTCTTAACTCACATGGGAAAGGACAGTAAATCTGCTCATAATTATGCTGCAAAATGTTATGATAATCTGAAGAATAAGCCATGTCATCTGGAACCATTAGTGGTGAAGCAAACAGATGGGGATATCAAAAGGAATAGGCTGCGTCTTAGAGTAACCGTTGATTCACTACGGTGGTTAGCATTCCAAGCTTGCCCCTTCCGAGGACATGATGAAAGTCTTGATTCGAAGAACCAAGGTAATTTCCTTGAAATGGTGAAACTGATAGCTTCTTATGATGAGGAA encodes:
- the LOC119310953 gene encoding BTB/POZ and MATH domain-containing protein 6-like, which translates into the protein MSAAGVGRLSRSATSVVAKAVSGFHLLRIDGYSQAKTVLPGEKISSVGFTVGSGSWRMDYYPNGRDAAPRSNHASVYIQLTDDCTRRPGQAWYKFSLLDHAGNTAYELPAETGSFTGIPKPEVDDHYYHPLYSPSPRLRALRSPAAAGDEEGPGCGHEQFIGREELEHLIRDDFLVVRCDVGLREMTCSRLAADEIDNWEDDEGDEAEEGYYGAPTYYPPHPGRGRRRRQPDDGEYVKWCLAQRPGEPRIQQGRKVGGQYA